In Streptomyces alboniger, the following are encoded in one genomic region:
- a CDS encoding polyamine ABC transporter substrate-binding protein — protein MRANPIAPSARPVHRRSLLRALGGGAAAGALAGCGVPAAYIAPDERSAGDRSAKDGALTFANWPLYIDTDDKDKTRRPSLDAFEKRTGIDVRYTEEINDNDEFFGKISPSLMNHQETGRDLIVISDWMCARFVRLGWVQEMDRSRQPNVTKYLDPLLRSPHFDPGRKFTVPWQSGITGIAYNKRRLGREIRHVSDLWADDLKGRVTLLSGLDEAFALLLQGDGVDVTRWKADDFHRMCDRIEELVNSHHIRRFTGNDYIKDLSSGDVLACQAYSGDVIQLQADDPDIEFVVPEEGAELWAESLMIPNLARHKRNAERLVDYYYDPEVAAELAAWVNYVCPVPAARDVLASAKDKELAALAEDPLIFPDDAMRERLAIARDITPKERTEFAKRWNALAGL, from the coding sequence GTGCGAGCGAACCCCATAGCCCCCTCGGCCCGTCCGGTGCACCGCCGGTCCCTGCTCCGCGCCCTCGGCGGGGGCGCGGCCGCCGGCGCGCTCGCGGGGTGCGGTGTGCCCGCCGCGTACATCGCGCCGGACGAGCGCTCCGCGGGCGACCGCTCGGCGAAGGACGGGGCGCTGACCTTCGCGAACTGGCCGCTGTACATCGACACGGACGACAAGGACAAGACGCGGCGCCCCTCGCTGGACGCCTTCGAGAAGCGGACCGGGATCGACGTCCGCTACACGGAGGAGATCAACGACAACGACGAGTTCTTCGGCAAGATCAGCCCGTCCCTGATGAACCATCAGGAGACCGGCCGCGACCTCATCGTCATCAGCGACTGGATGTGCGCCCGCTTCGTGCGGCTCGGCTGGGTGCAGGAGATGGACCGCTCGCGCCAGCCCAACGTCACCAAGTACCTGGACCCGTTGCTGCGTTCACCGCATTTCGACCCGGGGCGGAAGTTCACCGTCCCCTGGCAGTCGGGCATCACCGGCATCGCGTACAACAAGCGCAGGCTCGGCCGCGAGATCAGGCACGTCTCCGACCTGTGGGCCGACGACCTCAAGGGCCGCGTCACGCTCCTGTCCGGGCTCGACGAGGCGTTCGCGCTGCTGCTCCAGGGGGACGGTGTCGACGTCACCCGGTGGAAGGCGGACGACTTCCACCGGATGTGCGACAGGATCGAGGAGCTGGTGAACTCCCACCACATCCGGCGCTTCACGGGCAACGACTACATCAAGGACCTCTCCAGTGGCGACGTCCTGGCCTGCCAGGCCTACAGCGGAGACGTCATCCAGCTCCAGGCGGACGACCCGGACATCGAGTTCGTCGTGCCCGAGGAGGGCGCCGAGCTGTGGGCCGAGTCGTTGATGATCCCCAACCTGGCCCGCCACAAGCGCAACGCCGAGCGGCTCGTCGACTACTACTACGACCCCGAGGTGGCGGCGGAACTCGCCGCCTGGGTCAACTACGTCTGCCCGGTCCCCGCGGCCCGCGACGTCCTCGCCTCCGCCAAGGACAAGGAGCTGGCGGCGCTCGCCGAGGACCCGCTGATATTCCCGGACGACGCGATGCGCGAACGGCTCGCGATCGCGCGGGACATCACGCCGAAGGAGCGCACGGAGTTCGCGAAGCGGTGGAACGCGCTGGCGGGGCTGTAG